The following proteins are encoded in a genomic region of Chelmon rostratus isolate fCheRos1 chromosome 3, fCheRos1.pri, whole genome shotgun sequence:
- the LOC121604412 gene encoding GRB2-related adapter protein-like isoform X2, which translates to MEAVALFSFTASEADEISFQKGDVIKVTEMEDDSCWFTAEIRGKRGYVPENYISLLPYPWFAGRVSRLEAEKRLRWQDTGVFLVRESESAPGEFSVSVSYGERVEHFRVLEGGGQYCIWDESFCSLNRLVDFYRTHSIAVEKVVCLRDPPSSLQKPRLAHALCDYTPPQTAHLHFLRGDIIDLLDCSSPLTWRGRCRGRVGIFPPEYVQPLYH; encoded by the exons ATGGAGGCGGtggctcttttctctttcacagcATCAGAAGCAGACGAGATCAGTTTTCAGAAAGGGGACGTTATCAAG gtgacagagatggaggatgaTTCCTGCTGGTTCACAGCAGAGATCCGGGGGAAGCGTGGCTACGTGCCAGAGAACTACATTTCCCTGCTTCCTTATCc gtggttTGCAGGACGGGTGTCGAGACTTGAGGCTGAAAAGCGTCTGCGCTGGCAGGACACTGGAGTGTTCCTGGTGAGGGAGAGTGAATCAGCTCCTGGAgagttttctgtctctgtcag CTACGGTGAAAGGGTGGAACATTTCCGAGTGCTGGAGGGCGGCGGTCAGTACTGCATCTGGGATGAGTCGTTTTGCTCCCTCAACCGGTTGGTGGACTTCTACAGAACCCACAGCATCGCCGTGGAGAAAGTGGTCTGCCTCAGAGACCCTCCCTCGTCCC tgcagaaACCTCGTCTGGCTCACGCCCTCTGCGACTACACTCCCCCTCAGACCGCCCACCTCCACTTCCTGCGTGGTGACATCATCGACCTGCTGGACTGCTCGAGCCCGCTGACCTGGAGAGGGCGCTGTCGAGGCCGCGTAGGGATCTTTCCTCCAGAATACGTGCAGCCGCTGTACCACTGA
- the eif3ba gene encoding eukaryotic translation initiation factor 3, subunit Ba produces the protein MQETVDMVDDPEYEEEEPSFSDPEDFEDDVDDEELLGDILREKPQEADGIDSVVVVDNVPQVGPERLEKLKNVIHKIFSKFGKITTEFYPEADGLTKGYIFLEYAAPTQALEAVKNADGYKLDKQHTFRVNLFTDFDKYMNISDEWETPEKQPFKDFGNMRHWIEDSDCRDQYSVIYEAGERTAIFNNDAKDPVIAEERARWTETYVRWSPKGTYLATFHQRGIALWGGEKFKQIQRFSHQGVSLIDFSPCERYVVTFSPLMDTKEDPQAIIIWDILTGQKKRGFHCESSAHWPIFKWSHDGKFFARMTTDTLSIYETPSMGLLDKKSLKISGIKDFSWSPGDNIIAFWVPEDKDIPARVTLMQLPSRQEIRVRNLFNVVDCKLHWQRNGDYLCVKVDRTPKGTQGVVTNFEIFRMREKQVPVDVVEMKEGIIAFAWEPNGSKFAVLHGEAPRISVSFYHVKNNGKIELIKMFDKQQANSIFWSPQGQFLVLAGLRSMNGALAFVDTSDCTMMNIAEHYMASDVEWDPTGRYVVTSVSWWSHKVDNAYWLWTFQGRLLQKNNKDRFCQLLWRPRPPTLLSADQIKMIKKDLKKYSKIFEQKDRLSQSKASKELVDKRRSMMEDYRRYREAAQQTYQEQKSIRLELRGGVDSDELDSNVDDWEEETIEFFINEEIIPLGDL, from the exons ATGCAAGAAACGGTGGATATGGTGGACGACCCCGAGTATGAAGAGGAGGAGCCCTCTTTCAGCGACCCAGAGGACTTCGAGGATGACGTCGATGATGAGG AGCTCCTGGGTGACATCCTGAGGGAGAAGCCCCAGGAGGCTGACGGCATAGActcggtggtggtggtggacaaTGTCCCTCAGGTGGGCCCAGAGCGGTTGGAGAAACTCAAGAACGTCATACACAAGATTTTCTCCAAATTTGGCAAGATTACCACCGAGTTCTATCCAGAGGCTGACGGCTTGACCAAAGG GTACATCTTCTTGGAGTATGCCGCTCCTACCCAGGCCCTTGAGGCTGTAAAGAACGCAGATGGATACAAACTGGACAAACAGCATACATTCAGGGTCAACCTCTTCACTGACTTTGACAA GTACATGAACATCAGTGATGAGTGGGAAACTCCAGAGAAGCAGCCTTTCAAAGATTTT GGAAATATGCGCCATTGGATTGAGGACTCAGACTGCCGTGACCAATACAGCGTGATCTATGAAGCTGGAGAGAGGACTGCCATTTTCAATAATGATGCTAAGGACCCGGTCATAGCTGAGGAGAGAGCT CGTTGGACAGAGACGTACGTGCGCTGGTCTCCTAAAGGCACCTACCTGGCCACCTTCCACCAGCGTGGCATTGCATTGTGGGGTGGCGAGAAGTTCAAGCAGATTCAGAGGTTCAGCCATCAGGGTGTTTCCCTCATCGACTTCTCACCATGTGAGAG GTATGTGGTGACTTTCAGTCCACTGATGGACACCAAGGAGGACCCTCAGGCCATCATCATCTGGGACATTCTGACcggacagaagaagagaggttTCCACTGCGAGAGCTCTGCACACTGGCCCATATTCAA GTGGAGCCATGATGGAAAGTTCTTTGCCAGGATGACCACAGACACATTGAGCATCTATGAGACTCCA TCTATGGGCTTACTCGACAAGAAGAGTCTCAAGATTTCTGGGATCAA GGACTTCTCATGGTCTCCTGGTGACAACATCATAGCTTTCTGGGTACCTGAGGACAAAGACATCCCAGCCAGAGTGACTCTGATGCAGTTGCCTTCCCGGCAGGAGATCCGCGTTCGCAACCTCTTCAACGTTGTCGACTGCAAACTGCACTGGCAGAGAAATGGAGATTACCTGTGCGTGAAAGTGGACAGAACGCCAAAAGGAACACAG GGTGTGGTCACCAACTTTGAAATCTTCCGCATGAGAGAGAAGCAGGTTCCTGTTGATGTGGTGGAGATGAAAG AGGGCATCATAGCTTTTGCATGGGAACCCAACGGCAGCAAGTTTGCTGTTCTCCACGGAGAAGCTCCCAGAATCAGCGTCTCCTTCTACCACGTCAAAAACAACGGCAAGATCGAGCTCATAA AGATGTTTGACAAGCAGCAGGCCAACAGCATCTTCTGGAGCCCCCAGGGGCAGTTTTTGGTGCTGGCTGGTCTCAGGAg catgaatGGAGCTCTGGCCTTTGTGGACACGTCAGACTGCACCATGATGAACATAGCAGAGCACTACATGGCCTCTGACGTGGAGTGGGACCCGACCGGTCGCTATGTCGTCACCTCCGTCTCCTGGTGGAGCCACAAG GTGGACAACGCATACTGGCTGTGGACGTTCCAGGGTCGTCTCCTTCAGAAGAACAACAAGGACCGCTTCTGTCAGCTGCTCTGGAGACCCAGACCTCCCACCCTGCTCAGCGCAGACCAGATCAAG aTGATCAAGAAGGATCTCAAGAAATACTCCAAGATCTTTGAGCAGAAGGATCGTCTGAGCCAGTCCAAGGCTTCTAAG GAGCTGGTGGACAAGCGCAGGTCCATGATGGAGGACTACCGTCGCTACAGGGAGGCGGCGCAGCAGACCTATCAGGAACAGAAGAGCATCCGCCTGGAGCTCAGAGGAG GAGTGGACAGCGACGAGCTGGACAGCAACGTGGACGACTGGGAGGAGGAGACCATTGAGTTTTTTATCAACGAAGAAATCATTCCCCTTGGAGATCTGTAA
- the brat1 gene encoding BRCA1-associated ATM activator 1 has protein sequence MMYPEGSLTHTHVSTMDRECVSLLPSVCEVLADSGKSLPDDTSLEKLLDWFTGLTKAGGHLLEACPCLPEFISAVVYNTASDPAVLSFTLKLTGLMAASEDGFRKLQESSVLDLVFNLKRWQEAGLWEDPSLRIGWIQGLKNLLQHPKALSFFVQSDFIEPLLQLQTDTSLFVASAANQMLAHTVLFFQPVSSAGCNGIDKKEEDDGRTQTSIADLEHPAVTMDTITGYTAVVMAISQYLKESLVPRENTHLHQSLQILKLLALLLAQAGPPLRDKLLQTVSDSLEGLVTAGCSQLTLPLMDVIMAAYSSGTVEHIPDRLLSSMLTTSKPSELIHAAAAFLRRSHHNPVHTARAVRILLLPLDIITGHTLLGTNTTADEHRPAMVEQLKSKTSCIATICVCLTNTPQITLTPSHVLPCPPDLIVTAVLSLLRICSGISSSAGGGEACRNVISSGKVQKCALEALTALHSSSGAKEKIGDVFAVLIQYLDNPDSDPTVLHKSYQALVKWTSVCTDLSSITDQLRQDLVEVVKKRACDMRWEVRDSTVEFLGHLAGVPVLLKSAAEVCDASEALLGGSCTAPLLKEALHDSESYVRASAISALARTLARSWQQGAALSQQEAEIVSRLLEILSQDTEGFSRRAVVQYFIAWFSSHSSRSPPSSSASLLMQCVRAVLSQGSADLDWEVKVHTLELAELLLDEAFSGHRGYRKGSDLHQALSHPYGVVSDQTYTLHTHTGGHAEGVESDLARALNKLVEQGVISALLSGLVDCDRPVGLRACRLLITLREMLCPLSLGAQDAAVATVAKVSCELPGWGWGQEIRKIMGMKKSDGAREAGIADSEDCGVQKEGGDGMIVGVCEVLRSLGLDERLDVLAQSSDHIHNSPLSLLQDILTASAAHARPDTQPGQEVIVDCY, from the exons ATGATGTATCCTGAGggctcattaacacacacacacgttagtACCAtggacagagagtgtgtgtcgcTGCTgcccagtgtgtgtgaggtgctGGCGGACTCAGGGAAGTCTCTGCCCGATGACACCAGCCTGGAGAAACTCTTGGACTGGTTCACAGGGCTCACCAAAGCTG GGGGACATCTGCTGGAGGCCTGCCCATGTCTGCCAGAATTCATATCTGCTGTGGTTTACAACACAGCTTCAGACCCCGctgtcctctccttcactctcaAACTGACCGGCTTGATGGCTGCAAGTGAGGACGGCTTCAGAAAGCTTCAG GAAAGCTCTGTTCTGGATCTGGTCTTCAATCTTAAGCGCTGGCAAGAAGCAGGTCTCTGGGAGGATCCCTCTTTAAGGATTGGTTGGATCCAGGGCTTAAAGAACTTGCTGCAGCACCCAAAGGCTCTCAGCTTCTTTGTACAATCAG ATTTCATTGAACCGCTCCTACAACTCCAGACAGACACAAGTCTGTTTGTTGCCTCAGCTGCCAATCAAATGCTCGCCCACACCGTGCTCTTCTTTCAGCCGGTCTCGTCTGCAGGATGTAACGGCATAGAtaagaaagaagaagatgacGGGAGGACGCAAACCTCCATCGCAGACTTAGAACACCCAGCCGTCACCATGGACACCATCACAGGGTACACTGCTGTTGTCATGGCGATCTCACAGTACCTCAAGGAGTCGCTCGTtcccagagaaaacacacatctcCATCAGAGTCTGCAGATCCTCAAACTGCTGGCCCTGCTCCTGGCCCAGGCTGGCCCCCCTCTTCGGgacaagctgctgcagacagtctCAGACTCTCTGGAGGGTCTGGTGACAGCAGGGTGCAGTCAGCTCACACTGCCTCTGATGGACGTCATTATGGCTGCATACAG CTCCGGCACTGTTGAACACATCCCAGACCGCCTGCTATCATCCATGCTGACCACTAGCAAACCCTCTGAGCTCattcatgctgcagctgcttttcttcGCAGAAGTCATCA taaTCCTGTCCACACAGCCCGGGCTGTGAGAATACTACTGCTACCCCTCGATATTATAACGGGTCACACTCTACTGGGCACAAACACCACtg CGGACGAGCATCGGCCTGCAATGgtggagcagctgaagagcAAAACCTCCTGCATTGCTAcgatctgtgtctgtctgacgAACACACCACAGATCACGCTCACG CCGTCTCACGTCCTCCCCTGTCCACCAGATTTAATTGTCACTGCAGTTCTGTCACTGTTGAGGATCTGCAGTGGCATCTCCTCGTCTGCCGGCGGTGGTGAGGCTTGCAGGAATGTAATCAGCAGCGGCAAAGTTCAGAAGTGTGCTCTGGAGGCTCTGACAGCTCTCCACAGTAGCTCAG gggCGAAGGAGAAGATCGGTGATGTGTTCGCTGTTCTGATACAATATCTGGACAATCCTGATTCTGACCCCACT GTACTCCACAAGTCATACCAGGCCTTAGTCAAGTGGACGAGTGTGTGCACAGACCTCTCCTCTATAACAGACCAGCTCAGACAAG atctCGTTGAGGTGGTGAAGAAGCGTGCGTGTGACATGCGCTGGGAGGTGAGAGACTCAACGGTGGAGTTTCTGGGACACCTGGCAGGCGTGCCTGTCCTCCTGAAGTCAGCCGCGGAGGTGTGTGACGCTTCGGAGGCTTTGCTGGGCGGCAGCTGTACCGCTCCCCTCCTGAAGGAGGCGCTTCACGACTCGGAGAGTTACGTGAGAGCCAGCGCCATCTCTGCGCTGGCAAGGACGCTGGCACGCAGCTggcagcagggggcagcactCAGTCAGCAGGAG GCTGAAATAGTGAGCCGGCTGCTTGAAATTCTCTCCCAGGACACGGAGGGGTTCTCCAGGAGGGCTGTCGTACAGTACTTCATCGCCTGGTTCTCTTCGCACTCCTCACGCTCGCCTCCGTCGTCATCCGCCTCTCTCCTGATGCAGTGCGTGCGTGCCGTCCTCTCACAAGGCAGCGCAGATCTGGACTGGGAGGTCAAAGTTCACACGCTGGAGCTGgccgagctgctgctggacgaAGCCTTTTCGGGTCACCGGGGTTACAGGAAGGGCTCAGACTTGCATCAAGCCCTATCACACCCCTATGGTGTAGTTTCTGACCAGACGTACACACTTCACACCCACACTGGTGGACACGCAGAGGGTGTGGAGTCAGATTTGGCCCGAGCGTTGAACAAGCTGGTTGAGCAGGGAGTCATCTCAGCGTTGTTGAGCGGTCTGGTTGACTGCGATAGACCTGTGGGTCTGAGGGCCTGCCGACTGCTCATAACCCTCAGAGAGATGCTCTGTCCTCTGTCGTTGGGGGCACAGGATGCTGCCGTGGCAACAGTTGCCAAGGTGTCCTGTGAGCTACCTGGCTGGGGCTGGGGGCAGGAGATCAGAAAGATAATGGGGATGAAGAAGAGTGACGGGGCCAGAGAGGCGGGCATTGCAGATTCTGAAGACTGCGGCGTGCAGAAGGAGGGAGGCGACGGCATGATTGTCGGCGTGTGTGAGGTGTTGAGGTCTCTGGGTTTGGACGAGAGGCTGGACGTCCTGGCCCAAAGCAGCGACCACATCCACAACTCTCccctgtctctgctgcaggacatACTGACCGCGAGTGCCGCTCACGCTCGTCCTGACACACAGCCAGGGCAAGAGGTCATAGTGGACTGCtactga
- the LOC121604412 gene encoding GRB2-related adapter protein-like isoform X3, which produces MEAVALFSFTASEADEISFQKGDVIKVTEMEDDSCWFTAEIRGKRGYVPENYISLLPYPWFAGRVSRLEAEKRLRWQDTGVFLVRESESAPGEFSVSVSYGERVEHFRVLEGGGQYCIWDESFCSLNRLVDFYRTHSIAVEKVVCLRDPPFFVQKPRLAHALCDYTPPQTAHLHFLRGDIIDLLDCSSPLTWRGRCRGRVGIFPPEYVQPLYH; this is translated from the exons ATGGAGGCGGtggctcttttctctttcacagcATCAGAAGCAGACGAGATCAGTTTTCAGAAAGGGGACGTTATCAAG gtgacagagatggaggatgaTTCCTGCTGGTTCACAGCAGAGATCCGGGGGAAGCGTGGCTACGTGCCAGAGAACTACATTTCCCTGCTTCCTTATCc gtggttTGCAGGACGGGTGTCGAGACTTGAGGCTGAAAAGCGTCTGCGCTGGCAGGACACTGGAGTGTTCCTGGTGAGGGAGAGTGAATCAGCTCCTGGAgagttttctgtctctgtcag CTACGGTGAAAGGGTGGAACATTTCCGAGTGCTGGAGGGCGGCGGTCAGTACTGCATCTGGGATGAGTCGTTTTGCTCCCTCAACCGGTTGGTGGACTTCTACAGAACCCACAGCATCGCCGTGGAGAAAGTGGTCTGCCTCAGAGACCCTCCCT tctttgtgcagaaACCTCGTCTGGCTCACGCCCTCTGCGACTACACTCCCCCTCAGACCGCCCACCTCCACTTCCTGCGTGGTGACATCATCGACCTGCTGGACTGCTCGAGCCCGCTGACCTGGAGAGGGCGCTGTCGAGGCCGCGTAGGGATCTTTCCTCCAGAATACGTGCAGCCGCTGTACCACTGA
- the LOC121604412 gene encoding GRB2-related adapter protein-like isoform X4 — protein sequence MEAVALFSFTASEADEISFQKGDVIKVTEMEDDSCWFTAEIRGKRGYVPENYISLLPYPWFAGRVSRLEAEKRLRWQDTGVFLVRESESAPGEFSVSVSYGERVEHFRVLEGGGQYCIWDESFCSLNRLVDFYRTHSIAVEKVVCLRDPPSSPRKPRLAHALCDYTPPQTAHLHFLRGDIIDLLDCSSPLTWRGRCRGRVGIFPPEYVQPLYH from the exons ATGGAGGCGGtggctcttttctctttcacagcATCAGAAGCAGACGAGATCAGTTTTCAGAAAGGGGACGTTATCAAG gtgacagagatggaggatgaTTCCTGCTGGTTCACAGCAGAGATCCGGGGGAAGCGTGGCTACGTGCCAGAGAACTACATTTCCCTGCTTCCTTATCc gtggttTGCAGGACGGGTGTCGAGACTTGAGGCTGAAAAGCGTCTGCGCTGGCAGGACACTGGAGTGTTCCTGGTGAGGGAGAGTGAATCAGCTCCTGGAgagttttctgtctctgtcag CTACGGTGAAAGGGTGGAACATTTCCGAGTGCTGGAGGGCGGCGGTCAGTACTGCATCTGGGATGAGTCGTTTTGCTCCCTCAACCGGTTGGTGGACTTCTACAGAACCCACAGCATCGCCGTGGAGAAAGTGGTCTGCCTCAGAGACCCTCCCTCGTCCCCTCG gaaACCTCGTCTGGCTCACGCCCTCTGCGACTACACTCCCCCTCAGACCGCCCACCTCCACTTCCTGCGTGGTGACATCATCGACCTGCTGGACTGCTCGAGCCCGCTGACCTGGAGAGGGCGCTGTCGAGGCCGCGTAGGGATCTTTCCTCCAGAATACGTGCAGCCGCTGTACCACTGA
- the LOC121604412 gene encoding GRB2-related adapter protein-like isoform X1, translated as MEAVALFSFTASEADEISFQKGDVIKVTEMEDDSCWFTAEIRGKRGYVPENYISLLPYPWFAGRVSRLEAEKRLRWQDTGVFLVRESESAPGEFSVSVSYGERVEHFRVLEGGGQYCIWDESFCSLNRLVDFYRTHSIAVEKVVCLRDPPSSPRLLPQPGLNPYPNPYKSNSQESLPSARLYSHPSHPERESSPRLLEPVVGKPRLAHALCDYTPPQTAHLHFLRGDIIDLLDCSSPLTWRGRCRGRVGIFPPEYVQPLYH; from the exons ATGGAGGCGGtggctcttttctctttcacagcATCAGAAGCAGACGAGATCAGTTTTCAGAAAGGGGACGTTATCAAG gtgacagagatggaggatgaTTCCTGCTGGTTCACAGCAGAGATCCGGGGGAAGCGTGGCTACGTGCCAGAGAACTACATTTCCCTGCTTCCTTATCc gtggttTGCAGGACGGGTGTCGAGACTTGAGGCTGAAAAGCGTCTGCGCTGGCAGGACACTGGAGTGTTCCTGGTGAGGGAGAGTGAATCAGCTCCTGGAgagttttctgtctctgtcag CTACGGTGAAAGGGTGGAACATTTCCGAGTGCTGGAGGGCGGCGGTCAGTACTGCATCTGGGATGAGTCGTTTTGCTCCCTCAACCGGTTGGTGGACTTCTACAGAACCCACAGCATCGCCGTGGAGAAAGTGGTCTGCCTCAGAGACCCTCCCTCGTCCCCTCGCCTGCTGCCCCAGCCTGGACTTAACCCTTATCCCAACCCTTATAAGAGCAACTCTCAGGAGTCCCTCCCCTCAGCCCGCCTCTACTCCCACCCCTCTCACCCAGAAAGAGAGTCCTCCCCACGTCTGCTTGAACCAGTTGTGGGG aaACCTCGTCTGGCTCACGCCCTCTGCGACTACACTCCCCCTCAGACCGCCCACCTCCACTTCCTGCGTGGTGACATCATCGACCTGCTGGACTGCTCGAGCCCGCTGACCTGGAGAGGGCGCTGTCGAGGCCGCGTAGGGATCTTTCCTCCAGAATACGTGCAGCCGCTGTACCACTGA